aatAGTTATCCGCAGCAACGCGCGGGTCCCTCCACTAGTAATGCTGAAGCTCGAATCTAATGTGGTCCAAGATACGCTAGACCCAATTAGCATTAATACATTTTCCGTTGCTTTTCTCAGTacctttgaaaattttttaaaaagaagaaaagtataaaaaaaaatcctcaatCATTATATTGCTATATACCGACAGTTTAGAATTACTACAATAATTAGTTAAAACCActgcaaaaatatatttttgtcaacGTTTGTATtaagtgttaaaaaaataactgtCGCCACAAATCGACTTTTTttgtagtgagagagagagagagaggcggatGTGTGTGTGAGGTGTTAAAAGTTGATGCAATATTTTTATCCTGCAGATTTTGAACCAACGGttgaaattctaaatataaataagcCTCTTTACTTCTAAATAAGTTGGGCTTTATTTTTAAGTTggactaaaaaatttaaaaataataatatgtttatatatttatatacaaatataattatatatttaaatatatatatatatatataatatataaaaattatattaatgtaaaataaatgttATCGAGTTGTTATCGAGCCCAACAAAAGCGAGTTGACCCTAGCTCGTATttgactcgtttattaaacgagctggaaaattcaactcgtgttcggctcatttactaaacgaTCGAGtcaatctcgagctcatttcgagctgaACACAAGCTGGCTCATGAACGGCaagttggattgccaaccctaCGCCCAAGTAGCTCTTCCGTCAAGAAAATATTAATTGCTCATTGCTCACTAACTCTTACCTATTTTTACTTTGATCTTTAACCTTTATTTTTAGGGAAATGCTAAGTCTACAAGACTACAATCCAGAGTTGTAATCTTTACAACTCCTAATCTAATCAATAATTCTTTTTGagttttcattaaaaaaaaatggatagtcTTTAGCTGGGATCGTAAACCTagcaataatattttaaaaatcggATCGAATAGTGatccaaaaatattattgcGTTAAGGTCACTGGTTCCACCAATAGGTCAACAACTGGTTGAACCAGTAACATCAGCATGACTTCATAAAAGACTGCTATAAAACCaatttaaatagatataaaGTTTATGTGTGTTCCAATTGATGTTATACTTAATAGCATATTTTCTATATGTGTTTCGCCAAGGAAAATGAACGAACAAAAACTACAAGCCATGCAAGTACAAGAATTCCATTACAATTAACCTTGAAATCTaggattttttatttatgtccATGAAGTATCAAATAACACAGAAATTTCTATCAGTTGCAATATTTTCATAGTTAGAAGCTAAAGATGCAAATGATTCATCAcctcgcactctctctctctcatgaaaAATATCCACATTCAATTTACATATTCACATATAGAATCTCTGCACAGTTTAAGATCAGCACTAATGAAATATTTCGCTAGAGAATTCGATGAGCCTAGATCAGTTTCCTGCACCACTGAATTCGGAGGCAAGTAGCCGCCTCTTCAGAGACTCATTCTCTTTCCGGAGTTTTATGATCTTTTGCTTCAGTGTCTCGACATGATGAATAGAAACAGAATCCTTCAGTTGCTCTACCTGCCTAAATTTCATGAGTTTTACTACCAAAAAAAGGAGACATTTGCAGTAAAATTAGGGCAAGTCAGTCGCAAGGAACCAAGCTAAAGAGGATAATTCAGACTGTACCCAAAAAACGATCACATTACAAAAACTTTGATGTAAGTTCTTATCCCATCTATTATgctaaaattaaactaaaagcatTTCCATACCGGAATCGAAGTGATCTCAAAGGTCTGGAGAAAAAGTAGGCTGAGACAAgtaatttgttttgtttattatgGAATGATCAGTTCCACTTAATGCATGACTAAGACATCGGTAAACTAATTGGAAATTATAGTATGCACTTTCTACCAGGGATTGAGATGCCATAGATAACATCAATTTTCTGGATCGAAATCATGACCTCTTTATATGAATCCACACTGTCACAAGCATATAGCCCTACAACTATTCAAACATTATCCGTAAATACTCAAAAAAATTTCATCCTTTCATCAACAGTTGTTTGGTTCTATACCACAAAACCATCCTCTCACATAAAAATATGGTGATTAAGAAACTCAccacaagctcaaaacagactgtgagtatgatccaatcctctcaactcgaggataccctatccactagggctaACTATAGCTCGGgagtccacctatcccaatgttcaTATACAAGTGTtttaactacactaagttctcaTGCAATAACTCATAACTAGGgattccacctatccctaagttcatatgTTTCTTCTACACTAGGTTTTCATGCCACTCATCATGTTGTCAACactatttacatgccactcgttaggTTGTCAACACTATTtatatgccactcatcatatTGCTATGAAACCATCAAGTTCATCTCTTAtatcggcactataggattcaatgtcaagacccaatcctcatctatccAGTATATCAAGTATTCGACTCACACTATGATACCAACTGgcagcataaggaatggaaatgcaTAATTaacatcctacaatgcatatatgtaAGAGATGCAAGATCGATAgtgtactaagacataaagggaaacccggttgcttcgagatgacaccccccaccttctagCGATGCCACGATCTTAGAAACACGATTCGGCgattttaggacgtcgcctcggccctccagacGGAAATGAAGCTACGACCGCCCTTTCTTGCCAATAACTTTGCACAGgttcgacggattgccgaaccgtcttcgccaacgcgtttaaacacctagcaattaggttttcaCATATTTAATTTAGATCAACCCCCTCCATTTCTCAAAAACCCATTTGGAACCTTAGATGttaactattgcaagaatacaaGTTATAACTTCGCAATTCGAGCAATATTCATCTACTTAGCATCAATGGATCCCAACAAAACCAAGTCTAGAGTCTTCaactcaaaccctagaaatctaccatggttgAGCAttaagcttacctcaaaagctaGCTAtcaagatgaggaagaagatgaaaaagaCCTAAATCCACCTTCTTGCCTTCTCCTCCTGCAATCCCCTCTACTACCTCCTTCcttggagagagagaatgtaacacactggacctttgcaaattgcgaggttcgagtgtttggatgtatttcgagcttttccacacttggtggagggttgtagaatgttttccgacctaaaagttcgaaaatcaggaattctggataagtcctgagagtttttactctcggggaccggtccctgaaaggagagaccggtcccccagtgaacagtgttgaggcagcctgaggcaaccggtccctggcgggcgagaccggtccccgagcgcgtcttcgcagtgagagaccggtcctgcgcGGGGAGAGNGAGAAaaagctttagagagagagagggagctttgtTTTAGGTTtggttgagagaaatgagagagagtgagagggagaagTAGCTCCCAAGCCATCCTTATAATGTACATTTGTtgaaaaccccctcaactttgcaagtTATGCACAGCCCAacctgggcattttcgggctacggggatcGGTCTTTCCCtagaaggaccggtccccaagagcaaatTCTGCGCGCAGTGGATTTTTGCCACTTTTCTGCGCGTACAGAAATCAGTCTCTCCctaaagggaccggtccccgagagcacaaaatctacAATTGTGCAGATTTGCACTAACTTGCTCTCTGAGGCCCTCTACAATGCGCTAAAGCCGTTTTCGACgcattcggcctttccgaagcgtcccGAACTTACCTTCGATCACTTTCGATCGAAGATCAGATTTCGCATACCGAGGATTcatttccttacatcctcccctccttaaaaagagtttcgtcctcgaaacaaaCTCAATTTCAAACTCCacttaaattcataccttaCTCACTCCTCAAAGAGGTGGGGATGATGCGCTTCCATGGTTTCCTCGAGTTCCCgcgtggcttcgcgatcgtcgtgattACTCCACCAGATCTTGACGTAGGGAATCTTGCGATTTCTCAACTTGCGCACCTCTCGAGCAATAATCATCACcgaaaactcttcatagctcatgTCCTCTTGAAGTTCCAGCTGCTCATACAACAAAGCGTGCTCAGGGTCGTGGATGTatttgcgaaggttggagacgtggaatacattgtgcacatcGGCGAGCTTAGGCGGCAATGCAAGCCGGTAAGCCACCGCACCAATTCGCTCCAACACCTTGTACGgcccaatgtatcggggactcaacttccctcgCACTTCGAATAGCTTCACACCCCTCATGGGCAtaccttcaagaaaacgcggtcgcccaccgcgaactccaaaCCTCTACGGCGCTTATTCGCGTAACTCTCTTATCTACATTGCGCCATGAGCAATCTAtggcgagcaaggcggaccttctctTTCGCCTCCCGCAAGACATCAGGGCCTAACACCACACGttcgcccacgtcactccaatgtataggagatcgacactttCGCCCATAGAGAGCTTCGAATGGTGCTATCCCTATActagcttgataactgttgttataggCGAACTCGGCAATCGGTAGGTGATTTGCCCAACTGcccttatagtcaatgacacacgctcgcaacatatcctcaagaatCTGAATAGTTCTCTCCgattgcccatctgtctgaggatgaaacgcggtgctGAAATCAAGTCGTGTGCAAAgtgcttcctgcaggctcttccaaaaatgtgaattaaactgggggtctcgatccgatacaattgacttTGGAAtcccgtgcaacctcactacCTCATCAAGGTATACCTATGACAATCTATCACCAGTCCAAGTCGTGTGGATCGGTAAGAAGTGGGCCGACTTTGTCAAacgatccacaattacccatattgcatcgtggccacccgatgaacgaggcaagccgaccacgaagtctaTCAACacgtcctcccatttccaaacggagataggtaggctttgaagctttcccgctggaaaccaGTGCTCCGCCTTAACCTGTTGGCACActaaacattgcgccacaaagCATCCAATATcggctttcattcccggccaccagtaatgcaatttcaaatcttgatacatcttggtgccgcccgggtagACGCTATAAGAGGAccaatgcgcttcttgcataatcaaCTTGCGAACTTCTTCGTTTTCcggcacacaccaccggtttcgaaaccgaagcacACCCTCGGCGTCTacactgaaatcgccgccatgtCCACCCTCGATgtcgcgccgcaccttttggagagtCGGGTACGCGGGTTGCAACCCTttaattctctccaacaaggttggttggacaacgagagtcGACTACATAGTCGGAATCTTCGGAGCTACAACCTCGAGATCTATCCGTCCCATTTTTTTCCAAAGGGGTACTTGGTTCGTGACCCATAAtgcgaggttctccgccgacttcctGCTAAGTGCACCTGCGACTACATTCGCCTTCCGGGTTGGTAGAGGATgtcgacatcataatcctttagtaaCTCTagccaccgccgttgtcgcatattcaactccttctgcGTAAGCAGATGCTTTAGACTTTTGTGGTCAGTGTACACCTCGCAACGCGCGCTGTACAAATAATGCCTCAACAACTTGAGAGCAAAAtaccaccgcggctaactccaaGTCATGGACAGGGTAGTTCTTTTCGTAGCTCTTCAATTGACGGgacgcatacgcgatcaccctcccgccttgcatcagaacacaccctaaaCCCAAATAGGACGCGTCGCtatagaccacgaagtcttccCCTTGCActggtagagcgagcaccggagtcgaagtcaatctttccttcaactctttgaaactccggtcgcactcgtcgctccaaacgaacttggtgcccttctgAGTCAGACAGGTaagtgaaattactattttcgagaaaccctccacaaaccgtctatagtagcccgctaagcccacgaagcttcgaacctctgTAACattagtcgggcgaggccaatccttaatcgCCTCCACCTTCCGCGGGTCAACAGAGACaccaccctcggaaataacatgccccAGAAATGCGACTTatcggagccaaaagtcgcacttctttagctttgaatatagcttctcctcccgaaggatttgaagcactatcctcaaatgctcggcatgctcctcgtcgctgcgagaatagaccaagatgtcgtctatgaagaccacgacaaattgGTCCAAatactccttgaagacacggttcattaagtccatgaatgctgccggggcgtttgtgagcccgaacggcataaccgtgaattcatagtgcccataccgcgtgcggaacGCGATTTTCTGAACATCCTCCGACTTTATCTTTAGCTCATGATAACCGGACTGAaggtctatctttgagtacacccgagacccttgcaattgattaaataaatcatcgattcggggcaacaggtacttgttcttgatcgtgaccctgttcaactctcgataatccacgcagagtcgaaacgttccgtccttcttccgcacaaataataccggggctccccacgacGATACACTCGGTCTGATGAACTCTTTatcgagaagatcctgcaactgagcCCTCAACTCCTTCAGTTCTGCTGGCGCCATACGATACAGAGCCTTCGAAATCGGCGCggtcccgggaaccaagtctatcacgaactcaATCTCCAGGTCCGGTGGTATCCCCAGTAGCTCCGCGGGAAATACGTTTGGAAACTCCCGAACCAGCGATAACTCTTCAAGTACCGGAGCCACTCGATCAacctccacaacggtcgccaaataagccacGCAACCGCTGTTAACGAGCTTCCTCACCCTCGTCGCCAACACCATtgcggcgaagcacgagctcttaCATGCTCGataagtaaactcctcctgtcCTGGCTCCCGAAAAGTTATCACTTTGCTCTTGTAGTCGATAGACAcgtagtacttcgagagccagttcATGCCCAGTATAACATCGAAGTCCTTTAACCTCTTGAGCACTAACATCCACGTCGGCATAATCCACTTGCCCACCTGAACCGGACACGCCAAACACACCTTGCAGATAATAAACGCACGCCCGGGGCCCTCTACTCGCCAAGTGCTTCCACTCAATTGGACTTCTATGCCATGCATCTCGATGAATGGtctactaatgaatgaatgagtagcacctgtatcaaacatagccctggagcgaactccgtgaattaaaaccatacctgccaccacGTTGCGCTCCTCGGCCTCAGCAGGTTTCTCGACTTGAGCGgtgaatacccgtccgctcggagcCGATGGCGTCACCTCGGGCTGACGCGGCGCCATCGCACGTCCAGCAGACGCCACAGTCGGTGGAGCTCTTCCATAGTGTGCCGGAGTCGCTAGAGCTGATGCAACAGACGAGGCAGGAGAGGCCCCTCCCGGACAGTCATGGATGAAGTGTCCCGTttgcccacacttgaagcacctccCTTGCCGCTGACCACAACGCGACGCTTGGTGGTCtccaccacaaatgacacacCGCTGCGCTCCATGGCCCCTAGACTGCGCTCGCAGATACTTCGAGGGCTTCTTGGAACTtgattgtccccccgaaccatCGCCCTGCCACTTCCTCCCTTGTCCTTCTCGAATGCCGTGCGCTCTTCCCGCACGCAAGCACTCCGGTGCTCAACCCATAGAGCACGATCTAACACCTCCGCGAATGTGCGAAGCTTGAAAGCATGCACCATTTAGAATATATCGGGCCGGAGTCCCCGCACAAAGCACTCCGCCCGGTCTTGCTCGGCCGTCGCTACATCTGGAATGCAATTTAGGAGGTGAgtaaactcccgctcgtactcccgaactgtgcgGCTACCCTGCTTGAGCTTCTTAAAATCCTCCCGCATCTTCCTCTTGTCACTGCCGGGAAAGTACTCGGTAAACATCAGCCCTCGAAACTCCTCCCAATAGATCGGGGGAAGGTCCGAAGATCGATCTTGATTCACTCTTCTCCACCACACTCGAGCCCTCTTCTCGAAGCAATGAGTGGCCAAGTGTACCTTGTCTTGCTCGCGAgtgtagatgtcctcgaacaaGGTCTCCATCGTGGCCAACCATGTCTCCAAGGCCCAAGGATCCATCACCTCGCCATCGAATGTCGGAGGATGAAACTTCGTAAACCTTGTAAGAGCCGTATAACTGCGCTCTCGCTCTGCCTCCTCGGCCACCGTATCAAGGGTTGCCTAACCGGAAGTCGCCGGAGGAACAGTTGCCGGCAGGGGACATGCCGCCACCGGAGCCGCCGCAATAcgctcaccctcagccgcattaGGCGAGCGAGCTGGGGGCGCGGGTGGATCACGGCCTTCATTCGCCGttgcggccgccgccgccaccgcttgCCGCCCCACAAGCTCTTGGAGCCGCTCGATCCTACTCTCTTGGCGTTGCATCACGCCGACTAGCGCGATCACTTGCTCCCGCAACTCTTGCACTTCGCTAGACCCTgcttgctcgggcacctcaggaggcggTGCCGGAACGGACCTACGCATGTAGCGTCTCTTCagtgccattagctcctgaaacgcaacaatTGGTTAATCACCTTATCCCGATTACTTCGTCGCGACTACGATACAAAACGACTCAACAatgaaatcgggcggaagcacacaagtgtactcgttctagactcttagcgtcatgttgtcggccgccaacacaaccaccGCGAGTGAAGAACTCATATCACTTGAATCTGTCTCTAGTCACTACTAGAAACATACTACTATCAACTTCGACCTAATGGAATCCACTTCCACCACCCGTATAGGTTCATgtctcactcacgcacctatagccttaaggtctccatcctagggtctcctaggtcaatcctagactctctctttacttgctcttagcttgctctgataccacactatctgtcacgccccgcgaccgccaatttagtcggttcgggcacgtcgaatagacaccgaacggacagcacctcccctgtccgcccaaggccaaagCAACAAAATCACGTATATACGAGTGCCCAGGAAAACGTAAATACATACATAATCAACCAGCGATGATacaagcaccacaagtgctatacaagtaagagcaagaatcacgagtacatacaagtgaataaaagagagaaaggtcTATCcattacatcacattcaaccATAATCGATTAACatttacatcttccaaaatatgaGTACAAGTTCATCAACAACCCTCCAAAAGCATCTCACAACCGATACATCATTTACGCTCATGTACAGAGGGTGTCTAATGCAATAGGAAAGCCTCTACTACTGGGGCGCTAtacccttaccacgatcctcaccCGGCGCGCTCGTACTcagccctgcaacaaagtagcgtgagaactattatccatagttctcagtgggttcggccgccgactatgccgatcttcccactaggtctaagcgggcataagcagatagacaGATAGATATACAGATATGAAAGCAATAACGACACAATAAGaaaagctacactactatgcccaatccagtataatgaatgcatgcactacGTAGTAGGAAATCCGTTAACATACTACtatatgtccaagaagtaatgcCATTCATAATTTTATCCAAACAATTGGCTGACCCTaaggttcgcccacgactcactaTGCCATCTCGTAAGGTAAGGAAA
Above is a genomic segment from Ananas comosus cultivar F153 linkage group 15, ASM154086v1, whole genome shotgun sequence containing:
- the LOC109721559 gene encoding uncharacterized protein LOC109721559, with translation MRGVKLFEVRGKLSPRYIGPYKVLERIGAVAYRLALPPKLADVHNVFHVSNLRKYIHDPEHALLYEQLELQEDMSYEEFSVMIIAREVRKLRNRKIPYVKIWWSNHDDREATRELEETMEAHHPHLFEE